Proteins encoded by one window of Cyclobacteriaceae bacterium:
- a CDS encoding amino acid permease: MSNPLFSRKPMSVLMEESGSSHGLKRTLGKFNLIALGVGAIIGAGIFVLTGQAAAVYAGPAVTLSFIVSALACAFAGLCYAEFAAMIPIAGSAYTYAYATMGRGVAWVIGWALILEYLFAGSTVAVGWSGYVVSFLDKNLGIALPPELVAATGTRLIQTPDGWEAYSPELASSLQTKGILVDSLPQVTTWMNLPAMLIVFLVTILLVRGIKESATFNNIVVAIKLTVILLFVAFGWGFINSDNWVPFIPDNTGSFGDFGISGIFRASAVIFFAYIGFDAVSTAAQEAKNPQKDMPWGILGSLFVCTIVYILVALVMTGIANYTELNTAAPIAVAIDKAGEGLSWLSPFIKIGAIAGLTSVILVMLMGQTRIFYSMANDGLFFKSFSNIHSKFGTPITSTIITGSVAMIASGLLPIGVLGELVSIGTLLAFILVCVGVLILRYKEPDLVRPFKTPLFPVVPILGIICCSGVMAFLNPLTFLIALGWLVIGAIIYFLYGRFHARY; the protein is encoded by the coding sequence ATGTCAAATCCTTTGTTTTCCCGAAAACCCATGTCGGTGCTGATGGAAGAATCAGGCTCGAGCCATGGTTTAAAACGGACCCTCGGAAAATTTAACCTCATTGCACTGGGTGTTGGCGCCATTATCGGTGCCGGTATTTTCGTGCTTACCGGTCAGGCAGCAGCTGTGTATGCCGGCCCCGCAGTTACATTATCTTTTATCGTGTCTGCATTGGCCTGTGCATTTGCCGGATTATGCTATGCCGAGTTTGCCGCCATGATTCCCATTGCCGGTAGTGCGTACACCTATGCCTATGCTACCATGGGCCGCGGGGTGGCGTGGGTTATCGGTTGGGCTTTGATTCTGGAATATCTTTTTGCCGGATCAACCGTGGCCGTTGGATGGTCGGGCTATGTAGTAAGTTTTTTGGATAAGAACTTAGGCATTGCGTTGCCGCCCGAATTAGTTGCAGCAACCGGAACACGATTGATTCAAACACCAGATGGATGGGAAGCCTACTCCCCTGAATTGGCCAGTTCACTTCAAACAAAAGGAATTCTTGTGGATTCACTTCCACAAGTAACCACGTGGATGAATCTGCCGGCTATGCTTATTGTATTTTTGGTAACGATCTTATTGGTGCGTGGTATTAAAGAATCCGCCACGTTTAACAACATTGTAGTAGCGATTAAACTTACGGTGATCTTGTTGTTTGTTGCTTTTGGATGGGGCTTCATCAATTCCGACAACTGGGTTCCGTTCATTCCGGATAACACCGGCAGCTTTGGCGACTTTGGTATCTCGGGTATTTTCAGGGCATCCGCTGTAATCTTCTTTGCATACATCGGTTTTGATGCCGTATCTACCGCAGCACAGGAAGCAAAAAATCCGCAGAAGGATATGCCTTGGGGAATTTTAGGATCGCTGTTCGTGTGTACAATCGTTTACATTCTGGTTGCTCTTGTGATGACGGGTATTGCCAATTACACTGAATTGAATACCGCTGCTCCGATTGCCGTTGCAATCGACAAAGCCGGTGAAGGATTAAGTTGGCTAAGTCCGTTTATTAAGATAGGTGCCATTGCCGGTCTTACTTCTGTTATTCTTGTGATGTTGATGGGCCAAACGCGTATCTTTTATTCGATGGCAAATGATGGTTTGTTCTTCAAGTCCTTCTCCAACATTCATTCAAAATTCGGAACGCCCATTACCTCAACCATCATCACCGGATCGGTGGCCATGATTGCATCGGGCTTGTTACCCATTGGTGTACTTGGTGAATTAGTTTCCATCGGAACGTTGCTGGCGTTTATTCTGGTTTGTGTGGGTGTGCTGATTCTTCGTTACAAAGAACCTGATTTGGTGCGCCCGTTCAAGACTCCGTTGTTCCCGGTCGTTCCCATTCTAGGTATTATTTGCTGCTCAGGCGTAATGGCTTTCCTTAATCCATTAACCTTTCTTATTGCATTGGGCTGGTTGGTGATTGGTGCGATTATCTACTTCCTGTACGGAAGATTCCATGCACGCTATTAA
- a CDS encoding ABC transporter permease, which yields MLKNYLLVAFRNISRQRFYAFLNVLGLTVGIASCLFITLYVKDELSYDRFHQDADRIYRVNLDAKLSAQEIAVAVSCPPMAGALINEVPEVESVVRVAQNNGVVMKYGENTFTQERAFLADSNFFTFFSFPLLEGNPQTALREPNTLVLTERTAKKFFGEEKALGKLLTVGNDTSTYVVTGIAQNPPSNAHFGFEVILSGISTPAFQDPIWMNNYIATYFKIHKNASPAVVKEKIDALTIKYIGPEVERFMGMSLEQFKQQGSKFGYTLIPLTDIHLHSNYQAEIEPQGDIQYVYLFSVIAIFILIIACINFMNLATARSAGRAKEVGLRKTLGSLSSHLIAQFLAESFLFSLIAAILALGAVYALLPLFNTLAGKELLFESLLSAELLIMLVAVILVVGLLAGSYPAFYLTSFRVTEVLKGKVREGMKGGSIRSGLVVFQFTVSIVLIIATTVIFQQMRYVQNKNLGLNRENVLVLSNTGQLKSNAQPLKQAIAGQSGIVAASYTNSVPSVNTEGASPFRIEGSDEDHLVVRYFADYDQVETMGFSLVEGRYFSRDFPADTASIVINEALMNELGWKEAVGKDLYGFNRGGRVPYRIIGVVKDFHFETLRNNVRPIAMFLNTDNANYLTVRINGNPQEAVAAVENLWKQYAGNEPFEYSFLDQDFDALFRSEQRLGNLFTTFTVLAILIASLGLIGLAAFTAEKRTKELGIRKVLGASEFSLVNLLSKEFTKLVLIALVLAIFPAWYFASQWLQGFAFRVELSVWIFVAAGALSLLVALLCVVFQALRTARINPAKSLRYE from the coding sequence ATGCTAAAAAACTACTTACTGGTTGCGTTTCGCAACATCAGCCGTCAGCGTTTTTACGCGTTTTTGAATGTGTTGGGGTTAACGGTGGGCATTGCTTCCTGCCTGTTTATAACCCTGTATGTGAAGGATGAACTCAGTTACGACCGGTTTCACCAAGATGCCGACCGGATTTACCGGGTAAACCTCGATGCCAAACTTTCGGCCCAGGAAATTGCCGTTGCTGTTTCATGCCCGCCCATGGCCGGTGCACTCATCAACGAAGTGCCGGAGGTGGAAAGTGTTGTGCGCGTAGCACAAAACAATGGTGTGGTCATGAAGTATGGCGAGAACACGTTTACCCAGGAGAGAGCATTTCTGGCGGATTCGAACTTTTTTACATTCTTCAGTTTCCCATTGTTGGAGGGTAATCCTCAAACGGCTTTACGCGAGCCCAATACGTTGGTGTTAACCGAGCGCACGGCAAAGAAATTTTTTGGAGAGGAGAAGGCACTGGGTAAACTCCTCACTGTTGGCAATGATACAAGCACCTATGTGGTGACGGGCATCGCCCAAAATCCACCATCCAATGCACACTTTGGTTTTGAGGTAATTCTTTCAGGTATTTCAACGCCTGCCTTTCAGGATCCCATCTGGATGAACAACTACATCGCTACGTATTTTAAGATTCACAAGAATGCTTCACCTGCTGTGGTGAAAGAAAAGATAGACGCGCTTACCATCAAGTACATTGGGCCTGAAGTGGAGCGTTTTATGGGCATGTCGCTGGAGCAATTCAAGCAACAGGGAAGCAAGTTTGGGTATACGCTTATTCCGTTAACCGATATTCATTTACATTCCAATTACCAGGCAGAGATTGAGCCTCAGGGTGACATTCAGTATGTGTATTTGTTTTCGGTGATTGCCATTTTCATTCTGATCATCGCGTGCATCAATTTCATGAACCTGGCCACAGCCCGTTCAGCCGGTCGCGCAAAGGAAGTGGGCTTACGTAAAACATTGGGCTCATTGAGCAGTCACCTGATTGCACAGTTTTTAGCCGAATCGTTTCTGTTCAGTTTAATTGCCGCAATATTGGCACTCGGTGCAGTTTACGCACTGCTTCCACTTTTCAATACGCTTGCCGGCAAAGAACTTCTTTTTGAAAGTCTGCTGAGTGCCGAATTACTGATTATGCTCGTAGCAGTTATTTTGGTAGTTGGCCTGCTGGCTGGAAGTTATCCGGCATTTTACCTTACTTCGTTCAGGGTAACAGAAGTATTGAAAGGAAAAGTGCGTGAAGGCATGAAGGGTGGCTCTATCCGCAGCGGACTGGTTGTTTTTCAGTTTACGGTATCCATTGTATTGATCATTGCTACTACGGTAATCTTTCAGCAGATGCGATATGTACAGAATAAAAACCTTGGGTTAAATCGGGAAAATGTATTGGTGTTGTCAAACACAGGGCAATTAAAATCAAATGCACAGCCATTGAAGCAAGCCATTGCCGGCCAGAGTGGAATTGTAGCGGCCAGCTATACCAACTCGGTGCCTTCGGTGAACACAGAAGGTGCGAGTCCATTCCGCATTGAAGGTTCGGATGAAGATCATTTGGTGGTTCGGTATTTTGCGGATTACGACCAGGTAGAAACCATGGGCTTTTCCCTGGTGGAGGGAAGGTATTTTTCAAGAGATTTTCCTGCTGATACAGCTTCGATTGTAATCAATGAAGCGCTTATGAATGAGTTGGGTTGGAAAGAAGCGGTGGGTAAGGATTTATATGGATTCAATCGCGGAGGACGTGTACCCTATCGGATTATTGGTGTAGTGAAAGATTTTCATTTCGAGACGTTGCGTAATAATGTTCGCCCGATTGCCATGTTTCTGAATACGGACAATGCCAATTACTTAACCGTGCGCATCAACGGCAATCCGCAGGAAGCAGTTGCTGCCGTAGAAAATTTATGGAAGCAATATGCCGGCAATGAGCCGTTCGAATATTCTTTCCTCGATCAGGATTTTGATGCGTTGTTCCGCAGCGAGCAACGCCTTGGAAATTTATTCACCACATTCACCGTGCTGGCCATTTTAATTGCTTCGCTTGGGTTGATTGGATTGGCTGCCTTCACGGCTGAGAAACGAACCAAGGAACTGGGTATTCGAAAAGTGTTGGGGGCATCGGAATTTAGTTTGGTCAACCTGCTTTCGAAAGAATTTACCAAGTTGGTATTGATTGCGTTGGTATTGGCCATTTTCCCGGCCTGGTATTTTGCTTCGCAGTGGTTGCAGGGTTTTGCCTTTCGGGTTGAGTTAAGTGTGTGGATTTTTGTAGCAGCCGGTGCGCTTTCGCTCTTGGTGGCGTTGTTATGTGTGGTGTTTCAGGCACTGCGCACCGCCCGCATTAATCCGGCAAAGTCGTTGCGGTATGAGTAA
- a CDS encoding MMPL family transporter, translating into MWTSLAHFIISYRLPLFILIAIITVFMGYHGRTVEMSYDFRGTVPANDPEQVFFDQFKQQFGEDGGIVAVGLKDSTIYQYKNFEKLREFCVSVRQIPGVNEVISLPQIKMIEKDTAQKKFNLVDIFPGKIKSQEELDSLLIEAKKQKFYLGQIVNQQNGAIAILISINKEYLNSVRRMDVTNEIIERGGHFKESTGIELHYAGLPFVRSVIAQRVSAELKIFLALSVVVTGIILLIFFRSFRAMIFPLLVIGIVVVWVLGTIALFGFKITLLSGMIPPIIVVIGIPNAIYLMNKYHAEFAAHGNKMLAISRVIRKVGVATFLTNLTTAIGFLVLLTADITILREFGIVAGINVMATFVVSLILIPGVFSWMPPPSAKHLRHLDFKLIDTLLTGIDLSVHRHRAMIYSITIVLVGFAVIGMWRIHTVSFMVDDLPENSTEKQDLKFFEEHFSGVMPLEMVVDTGKRRGVIDVKNLQKIDEFELFLDSLQPISKPVSIVSFVKAAKQAFYNNNPARYSLPDNRERNFILPYLKGQSDASGLFNSFVDSTLQTMRISLQVADIGSDKMDSLINQVIQPRIDTLFTDTDITVKITGTTPLFIKGNSFLINNLKGSLLLAFGLIALTMGFLFANIRMIIIALIPNIIPMMITASLMGYFGVPLKPSTVLIFSIAFGISVDYSIHFLAKYRQELHAKRFFVPVAVSATILEVGKSMVYTSIVLLAGFIIFAFSSFGGTIALGVLTSITLGISMCTNLILLPALIMTFDRQHRQGEKHTLIEEVEAGFYSEAEDEEIDLSKIKIHNRHPAAE; encoded by the coding sequence ATGTGGACATCCCTTGCGCACTTTATTATTTCGTACCGGCTTCCGCTCTTCATTTTAATTGCAATCATCACGGTTTTCATGGGCTACCATGGTCGAACTGTAGAGATGAGTTACGATTTCAGGGGCACGGTACCTGCCAATGATCCTGAGCAGGTTTTTTTCGATCAGTTCAAGCAACAATTTGGTGAAGATGGTGGCATTGTTGCCGTTGGATTGAAAGACAGCACCATCTATCAATACAAAAATTTCGAAAAGCTGCGTGAGTTTTGTGTCTCCGTTCGGCAGATACCCGGTGTGAATGAAGTGATCTCGCTTCCGCAAATCAAAATGATTGAGAAAGACACCGCGCAGAAAAAATTCAACCTCGTTGACATTTTTCCCGGCAAAATAAAAAGTCAGGAAGAGCTAGACAGTTTATTAATTGAAGCCAAAAAACAAAAGTTCTACCTCGGGCAAATTGTCAATCAGCAAAATGGAGCAATCGCCATTCTGATTTCGATAAACAAGGAATACCTGAACTCCGTCCGCAGAATGGACGTGACGAACGAAATCATTGAACGTGGTGGCCACTTCAAGGAAAGCACAGGAATAGAATTGCATTATGCCGGACTTCCGTTTGTGCGTTCAGTGATTGCACAACGGGTGAGTGCAGAACTAAAAATTTTCCTGGCCCTATCAGTTGTAGTTACCGGAATCATCCTGTTGATTTTCTTCCGCTCATTCCGCGCCATGATCTTTCCGTTGCTGGTGATCGGTATCGTGGTGGTGTGGGTGCTTGGAACAATTGCATTGTTTGGCTTTAAGATCACCTTACTAAGTGGAATGATTCCCCCCATCATTGTGGTAATCGGAATACCCAATGCCATTTACCTGATGAATAAATACCACGCAGAGTTTGCTGCGCACGGCAACAAAATGCTGGCTATCAGTCGGGTAATTCGTAAAGTAGGTGTAGCAACCTTTCTGACTAATCTTACAACAGCGATTGGCTTTCTTGTATTACTAACTGCCGACATCACCATACTTCGTGAGTTTGGTATTGTAGCGGGTATTAATGTGATGGCCACCTTTGTGGTGAGCTTGATTTTAATTCCCGGTGTGTTCTCGTGGATGCCACCACCATCGGCAAAGCATTTACGTCATCTTGATTTCAAACTGATTGATACACTCTTAACCGGAATTGATTTAAGTGTACACCGTCACCGCGCCATGATTTACTCCATTACCATTGTATTGGTTGGCTTTGCAGTGATTGGCATGTGGCGCATCCACACGGTTTCGTTTATGGTGGATGATCTGCCAGAGAACAGCACGGAAAAACAAGATCTGAAATTTTTTGAAGAACATTTCAGCGGAGTGATGCCGCTGGAAATGGTGGTGGACACCGGAAAACGCAGGGGCGTAATTGATGTAAAGAACCTGCAAAAGATTGACGAGTTCGAACTGTTTTTGGATTCACTCCAACCCATTTCAAAACCGGTTTCTATTGTAAGTTTTGTAAAAGCTGCCAAGCAGGCGTTTTATAACAACAACCCGGCACGCTACTCCTTACCCGATAATCGCGAGCGTAATTTTATTTTGCCATACCTGAAAGGACAATCCGATGCATCGGGACTTTTCAATTCGTTTGTTGATTCCACGCTACAAACTATGCGCATCTCGTTGCAGGTTGCCGATATTGGTTCTGATAAAATGGATTCGTTGATCAACCAGGTTATCCAACCCCGAATTGATACATTGTTCACGGATACGGACATCACCGTAAAAATTACCGGAACCACTCCCCTGTTTATCAAGGGTAATTCCTTTCTTATTAATAACCTGAAAGGAAGTTTGCTGCTGGCTTTTGGATTGATCGCGTTAACGATGGGCTTTTTGTTTGCCAACATCCGCATGATCATCATTGCACTGATTCCCAACATTATTCCCATGATGATCACCGCTTCATTGATGGGTTACTTTGGTGTTCCACTAAAGCCGAGCACGGTTCTTATCTTTAGCATAGCCTTTGGTATTTCCGTTGATTATTCCATTCACTTTTTAGCCAAGTACCGGCAGGAACTTCATGCCAAAAGATTTTTTGTGCCGGTAGCCGTAAGCGCTACCATTCTGGAAGTAGGAAAAAGCATGGTCTATACCTCCATCGTGTTACTGGCTGGGTTTATCATTTTTGCTTTCTCTTCATTTGGCGGCACCATTGCGCTGGGTGTACTAACCTCCATCACCCTGGGTATTTCCATGTGCACCAACCTGATTCTGTTGCCAGCCCTGATTATGACATTCGATCGGCAACACCGACAAGGCGAAAAGCATACGCTGATTGAAGAGGTGGAAGCCGGATTTTATTCGGAGGCTGAAGACGAAGAAATTGACCTGAGTAAGATCAAAATCCACAACCGTCACCCGGCTGCAGAATAG
- a CDS encoding lipoprotein signal peptidase produces the protein MAASYRYFLLAFMVIVLDQTSKMLVFNNMYLHEEINVIGDWFRIHYLLNPGMAFGIKWESEFGKLALTLFRIIAMFGISWYLIKMAERNMHTGFLWCMGLILGGAVGNVIDSTFYGVLLGNAPADAPTPWFHGQVIDMLYFPIFEFVWPDWVPYLGGKYFEFFSPVFNIADSSIFLGVVTILIMQKKFFKEVPTAKAENTDITSENTDSITAESSQNTPPAA, from the coding sequence ATGGCTGCTTCATACCGCTACTTTCTGCTCGCGTTCATGGTCATTGTTCTTGACCAGACTTCCAAGATGCTCGTGTTTAACAACATGTACCTGCATGAAGAAATCAATGTGATTGGCGATTGGTTTCGCATTCATTACCTGCTAAACCCGGGCATGGCCTTTGGCATTAAGTGGGAAAGTGAATTCGGAAAGCTTGCCTTAACCCTGTTTCGCATTATAGCCATGTTTGGTATTTCATGGTACCTGATCAAAATGGCAGAACGAAATATGCATACTGGCTTTTTATGGTGCATGGGTTTGATTTTAGGTGGTGCGGTTGGTAACGTAATCGACAGTACATTTTATGGTGTATTGTTGGGCAACGCCCCCGCTGATGCGCCAACTCCCTGGTTTCATGGCCAGGTAATTGACATGCTCTACTTCCCGATTTTTGAATTTGTTTGGCCGGATTGGGTGCCTTACCTGGGCGGGAAGTATTTCGAGTTTTTCAGTCCGGTGTTCAATATTGCCGATTCTTCCATATTTCTGGGCGTGGTCACCATCCTGATTATGCAGAAGAAGTTTTTTAAGGAAGTGCCCACCGCTAAAGCGGAGAATACAGATATAACCTCAGAAAATACTGATTCCATTACGGCCGAATCCTCACAAAACACCCCGCCAGCCGCTTAA
- the ileS gene encoding isoleucine--tRNA ligase, with protein MSEKYKEPADLNYAQLATDILDFWKRESIFEKSVSNREGSQAFTFYEGPPSANGTPGIHHVMARTVKDIFCRFKTLQGYQVKRKGGWDTHGLPVELQVEKQLGITKDDIGKKISIEEYNQKCRETVMMYKDQWDDLTMKMGYWVDLNDPYITYDSKYIESLWWILKQFYDKGLLYKGYTIQPYSPAAGTGLSSHELNLPGCYKDVKDTSIVAQFKVRRDAQSAFLFTPLPSPLKGGDRGVYILAWTTTPWTLPSNTALAIGEKITYVQVNTFNPYTHQPISVVLAKDLVGKYFSEKNKDLRLDDYKPGDKAIPFEIVQEFAGKKLVGIRYEQLMPYIQPLYDADKAFQVVAGDFVTTEDGTGVVHTSPTFGADDFRVAKQNGIPALTVKDEADNEVPTVDRKGKFIKEIGAWLKKGVEQYNIKTHKPLTENDFYVKNYTDEDESNPDYKSTDVIISIILKEENKAFKVEKYEHTYPHCWRTDKPVLYYPLDSWFIKTTALKDRMVELNKTINWKPESTGTGRFGNWLENLVDWNLSRSRYWGTPLPIWRTKDGKEEKCIGSIAELQAEIKRAKTSGIAQKLSIDNSQLTIDLHRPYVDEIILVSDSGQPMYREADLIDVWFDSGAMPYAQFHYPFENGEKFPSLNTPHSPLEGGQGGVFPADFIAEGVDQTRGWFFTLHAIGTMLFDSVAFKNVISNGLVLDKNGNKMSKSKGNVVNPFETINKFGPDLVRWYMIENAPPWDNLKFDLDGITEVQRRFFGTLINTYSFFALYANIDGYVKDEMNTSVQKDLTHLDRWIISKLQTLIVEVTKAYEEYEPTRAARAIQEFVNDHLSNWYVRLNRKRFWQPSQRGELFADKKAAYDTLYECLMVTAQLMSPVAPFVSEWLYKNLTDNIREKAKANNTPLRHASVHLTDLVKAETNRIDADLEQSMDYAQRICSLTHALRKNSKIKVRTPLQRILLPVLDEKFATRIRSVEEIIKAEVNIKSIEYIDDTSGLLVKKVKPNFAKLGKQYGPKMKEVSAVINFFNQDDITHLEKKGTLTKGGFDIVLEDVLISSEDIPGWSVASEGGITVALDVTLTDELKREGIARDFVNRIQNLRKEMGMEVLDKIAIEVERNGEAMTSAISEFKQYISTETQAVSLEIKDNVVNATEVDMDEQVLKVLIRVVTKE; from the coding sequence ATGAGTGAAAAGTACAAAGAACCGGCAGACCTGAATTACGCCCAACTGGCAACCGATATCCTCGACTTCTGGAAGCGGGAAAGCATTTTTGAAAAATCAGTGAGCAACCGCGAGGGGTCACAAGCCTTTACCTTTTATGAAGGTCCCCCATCGGCTAACGGCACACCTGGCATTCACCACGTAATGGCGCGTACGGTAAAAGATATTTTCTGTCGGTTTAAAACGTTGCAGGGCTACCAGGTAAAACGCAAAGGCGGCTGGGACACTCACGGACTGCCGGTTGAACTGCAGGTGGAAAAACAACTGGGCATTACCAAAGATGACATCGGCAAAAAAATCTCCATTGAAGAATACAATCAGAAATGCCGTGAAACGGTAATGATGTATAAAGATCAGTGGGATGACCTGACCATGAAAATGGGCTACTGGGTTGACCTGAATGATCCATACATCACCTATGATTCAAAATACATTGAAAGCCTGTGGTGGATACTGAAGCAATTTTATGATAAAGGATTGCTCTACAAAGGCTACACCATTCAGCCTTACTCACCGGCTGCCGGCACCGGCTTAAGCTCGCACGAGTTGAATTTGCCCGGCTGCTATAAAGATGTAAAGGATACATCTATTGTGGCACAGTTTAAGGTGAGGCGGGATGCGCAATCAGCGTTTCTTTTCACCCCCCTTCCGTCCCCCCTGAAGGGGGGAGATAGGGGGGTGTACATCCTCGCCTGGACAACCACACCGTGGACGTTACCATCAAACACTGCACTCGCGATTGGCGAAAAGATCACATATGTTCAGGTAAACACTTTTAATCCATACACGCATCAACCCATAAGTGTTGTACTGGCAAAAGATCTGGTTGGAAAATATTTTTCTGAAAAGAACAAAGACCTGAGACTTGACGATTATAAACCTGGTGATAAAGCAATTCCGTTTGAAATCGTTCAGGAATTTGCCGGAAAAAAACTCGTAGGCATCCGCTACGAACAACTCATGCCGTACATCCAACCGTTGTACGATGCCGACAAAGCTTTTCAGGTAGTGGCTGGTGACTTTGTTACCACCGAAGATGGTACAGGTGTGGTACACACCTCACCTACGTTTGGTGCTGATGACTTCCGCGTAGCGAAACAAAACGGCATACCTGCCCTTACGGTAAAAGATGAAGCCGACAACGAAGTGCCAACCGTTGACCGCAAAGGAAAGTTTATAAAAGAAATTGGTGCGTGGTTAAAGAAAGGTGTTGAACAATACAACATCAAAACGCATAAGCCTTTAACTGAAAACGACTTCTACGTTAAAAACTATACCGATGAAGATGAGTCGAATCCGGATTATAAATCAACGGATGTAATCATCTCCATCATCTTAAAAGAAGAAAACAAAGCGTTTAAAGTAGAAAAGTACGAACACACGTACCCGCACTGCTGGCGTACAGACAAACCCGTGTTATACTATCCGCTTGATTCCTGGTTTATCAAAACCACCGCGCTGAAAGACCGCATGGTAGAGCTGAACAAAACCATCAACTGGAAACCTGAGTCAACCGGTACCGGTCGCTTTGGCAACTGGCTTGAAAATTTAGTGGACTGGAACTTATCGCGTTCACGCTACTGGGGCACCCCGCTTCCCATCTGGAGAACTAAAGACGGGAAGGAAGAAAAATGTATTGGATCGATAGCTGAACTGCAAGCTGAGATAAAAAGGGCAAAGACATCAGGCATCGCACAAAAATTGTCAATTGACAATTCTCAATTGACAATTGATTTGCATCGTCCCTATGTTGATGAAATCATTCTGGTAAGCGACTCAGGTCAGCCGATGTATCGCGAAGCTGATCTGATTGACGTTTGGTTTGATAGTGGAGCGATGCCTTACGCGCAGTTTCATTACCCATTTGAAAATGGTGAAAAATTTCCGTCTCTCAACACCCCCCATTCTCCACTCGAGGGGGGACAAGGGGGAGTGTTCCCGGCAGATTTCATTGCCGAAGGCGTTGACCAAACCCGCGGTTGGTTTTTTACCCTGCACGCCATCGGCACCATGTTGTTCGATAGCGTAGCCTTTAAAAACGTAATCTCCAACGGCCTTGTGCTGGATAAAAACGGCAACAAGATGTCGAAGAGCAAGGGCAATGTGGTAAACCCGTTTGAAACGATTAACAAGTTCGGGCCCGACCTGGTGCGCTGGTACATGATTGAAAATGCACCACCGTGGGATAATCTCAAATTCGATTTGGATGGCATTACCGAGGTGCAACGCAGGTTCTTCGGAACGCTAATCAATACCTACTCATTCTTTGCATTGTATGCCAACATTGATGGCTATGTGAAAGATGAGATGAACACTTCTGTTCAAAAAGATCTCACCCATCTTGACCGCTGGATCATTTCCAAACTTCAAACGCTGATCGTTGAAGTAACCAAAGCCTACGAAGAATACGAACCGACCCGTGCAGCGCGCGCTATTCAGGAATTCGTAAACGATCATTTATCGAACTGGTATGTGCGCCTGAATCGTAAGCGTTTCTGGCAACCTTCGCAACGCGGTGAATTGTTTGCCGATAAAAAAGCAGCATACGATACACTCTATGAATGTTTGATGGTAACGGCTCAACTGATGTCGCCAGTAGCGCCTTTTGTGTCGGAGTGGTTATATAAAAACCTTACTGACAACATTCGCGAGAAGGCAAAAGCAAACAACACGCCCTTACGCCATGCGTCTGTTCATCTTACGGATTTGGTGAAAGCTGAAACCAATCGCATTGACGCTGATCTGGAACAATCTATGGACTATGCTCAGAGGATTTGTTCACTGACACACGCATTACGTAAAAACAGTAAAATAAAAGTACGTACACCGCTGCAGCGGATTCTATTACCCGTGTTGGATGAGAAATTCGCCACACGCATCCGCAGTGTTGAAGAAATTATTAAGGCAGAAGTAAACATCAAATCGATCGAATACATTGATGATACTTCAGGCCTTTTGGTGAAAAAAGTAAAACCAAACTTTGCAAAACTGGGTAAGCAGTACGGCCCTAAAATGAAAGAAGTTTCTGCGGTGATCAACTTCTTTAATCAGGATGACATCACCCATCTGGAAAAGAAAGGCACGCTTACAAAAGGTGGATTTGATATTGTGCTGGAGGATGTGTTGATTTCCTCGGAAGATATTCCGGGCTGGTCGGTAGCCAGCGAAGGCGGCATAACCGTTGCGCTTGATGTTACCCTAACGGATGAGTTGAAACGCGAAGGCATTGCCCGTGATTTTGTAAACCGCATTCAAAACCTGCGCAAGGAAATGGGTATGGAGGTGCTGGATAAAATTGCTATTGAAGTAGAACGCAATGGCGAAGCGATGACTTCTGCCATTTCAGAATTTAAACAATATATTAGTACCGAAACTCAGGCCGTAAGCCTGGAAATAAAAGACAATGTCGTTAACGCAACGGAAGTAGACATGGATGAGCAAGTGCTGAAAGTGTTGATTCGCGTTGTTACTAAAGAATAA